In a single window of the Terrirubrum flagellatum genome:
- a CDS encoding DoxX family protein, whose amino-acid sequence MEGLNSMLSAWAPRVLSIVRIMAGLLFLQHGLMKLVGFPIAPQNYPQMFSLIWFAGAIEIVGGILLVIGLFSRFAAFIMSGEMAFAYFMSHAPRAFFPIQNNGEAAILFCFVFLYIVFSGPGPWSIDEQRAAKA is encoded by the coding sequence ACAGCATGCTTTCGGCCTGGGCGCCGCGCGTGCTCAGTATCGTGCGGATCATGGCGGGACTGCTGTTCCTGCAGCATGGGTTGATGAAGCTGGTTGGCTTCCCCATCGCGCCGCAGAACTATCCGCAGATGTTCTCGCTGATCTGGTTCGCGGGCGCGATCGAAATCGTTGGCGGAATCCTGCTGGTAATCGGCCTTTTCTCGCGTTTCGCGGCCTTCATCATGTCGGGCGAGATGGCTTTCGCCTATTTCATGTCGCATGCGCCGCGGGCCTTCTTTCCGATCCAGAACAATGGCGAGGCGGCGATCCTCTTCTGCTTCGTGTTCCTCTACATCGTGTTCTCCGGCCCCGGCCCCTGGAGCATCGACGAGCAGCGCGCGGCGAAGGCCTGA
- a CDS encoding cytochrome c — protein sequence MIRKAVFILALAAVGATAAYAQDVIAQRKDLMKANGAAAGTLGRMASGAAPFDLAAAQAALKKLQEDAKALPALFPAGSDKGETRALPAVFTEKDKFNAIFAKMDTDAGAALTAVTDAATLKTEVPKVLANCGACHTPYRKSQ from the coding sequence ATGATCAGGAAGGCCGTTTTCATTCTTGCGCTTGCCGCGGTTGGCGCGACAGCAGCTTACGCCCAGGACGTGATCGCGCAGCGTAAGGACCTCATGAAGGCCAACGGCGCGGCCGCGGGGACGCTTGGCCGTATGGCGAGCGGTGCGGCTCCCTTCGATCTCGCTGCGGCGCAAGCTGCGCTGAAAAAGCTGCAGGAGGACGCCAAGGCGCTCCCCGCTTTGTTCCCTGCTGGGTCGGACAAGGGCGAGACGCGCGCGCTTCCGGCGGTCTTCACCGAAAAGGACAAGTTCAACGCCATCTTCGCCAAGATGGATACGGATGCGGGCGCCGCCCTGACCGCGGTGACAGATGCGGCGACCCTCAAGACCGAAGTTCCCAAGGTGCTGGCGAATTGCGGCGCCTGTCACACGCCCTATCGCAAGTCTCAGTGA
- a CDS encoding cytochrome c, whose amino-acid sequence MKRVVVGLLVLAALGLAGFWIVTSPEAFALVRGRIFTNLAAAPDLGKGKTLFWEGGCASCHAIPKQDDRTKLGGGLALKSPFGTFYAPNISPHPRDGVGSWTVEQFARAMTQGVSPDGRHYYPAFPYTSYQRLSEADLRDLFGFLKTLVPVEGKVRDHDLPFPFNIRRTLGGWKWLFLDGRPFVASAQMSPAIARGAYLVEGPGHCAECHSPRNFLGGIIAGMRFSGGPDPEGQGTVPNITPDATGIKDYSKDDIIQILQTGLKPDGDSVGGGMGAVVLNYAQAPKADVDVMAEYLKSLAPIKVEKK is encoded by the coding sequence ATGAAACGCGTCGTCGTCGGTTTGCTCGTTCTTGCGGCTCTGGGCCTCGCCGGCTTCTGGATCGTGACGAGCCCGGAGGCCTTCGCGCTCGTGCGTGGCCGAATATTCACGAATCTGGCGGCCGCTCCCGATCTCGGCAAAGGCAAGACTTTGTTCTGGGAAGGTGGTTGCGCCTCGTGTCATGCCATTCCGAAGCAGGATGATCGGACAAAGCTCGGCGGCGGGCTGGCGCTGAAATCGCCGTTTGGAACCTTCTATGCGCCGAACATCTCGCCGCATCCGCGCGACGGCGTCGGCTCCTGGACGGTTGAGCAGTTCGCGCGTGCGATGACGCAGGGCGTTTCGCCTGACGGGCGGCATTATTATCCCGCCTTTCCCTACACGTCCTATCAGCGATTGAGCGAAGCCGATCTGCGCGATCTCTTCGGATTCCTGAAAACTCTCGTGCCTGTCGAAGGCAAGGTTCGCGATCACGACCTGCCATTTCCGTTCAATATCAGGCGCACGCTGGGCGGCTGGAAATGGCTTTTCCTCGACGGACGCCCGTTCGTCGCCAGCGCGCAGATGTCGCCTGCGATCGCGCGCGGCGCCTACCTCGTCGAAGGTCCCGGCCATTGCGCTGAATGCCACAGCCCGCGCAATTTCCTCGGCGGGATTATCGCGGGCATGCGCTTCTCAGGCGGCCCCGATCCCGAAGGGCAGGGAACCGTGCCGAACATCACGCCCGACGCGACCGGCATCAAGGATTATAGCAAGGACGATATTATTCAGATTCTCCAGACGGGCCTGAAGCCTGACGGCGACAGCGTCGGCGGCGGTATGGGCGCGGTGGTGCTGAATTATGCGCAGGCGCCGAAGGCCGATGTCGATGTCATGGCGGAGTATCTGAAGTCGCTCGCGCCGATCAAGGTCGAGAAGAAGTAG
- a CDS encoding GNAT family N-acetyltransferase — translation MSDIDDFHVRTATQSDLPSVLALYEQLNPSDPPVILEDAEAILKRFEAFAGSAIFVGCRRGAPVTTCALVVVPNLTRKGAPYAVIENVVTDARHRKQGYARAVLHAAIGSAWLHGCYKVMLLTGSKNPATLRFYEQTGFEQSKTGFQIRRLGS, via the coding sequence ATGAGCGACATAGACGATTTTCATGTGCGGACGGCGACGCAGTCCGATCTGCCCAGCGTTCTCGCGCTCTATGAGCAACTCAATCCATCCGATCCGCCCGTAATATTAGAGGACGCCGAAGCGATCCTGAAGCGCTTCGAAGCTTTCGCAGGAAGCGCGATTTTTGTCGGTTGTAGGAGAGGCGCTCCGGTCACGACCTGCGCGCTGGTGGTCGTTCCCAATCTGACGCGAAAAGGCGCTCCATACGCCGTCATCGAGAATGTGGTGACAGACGCCCGGCACCGCAAACAAGGCTATGCGCGCGCAGTGCTCCATGCTGCGATCGGCTCAGCATGGTTACATGGATGCTACAAGGTGATGCTGCTGACGGGATCAAAAAACCCTGCGACCCTGCGCTTTTACGAGCAGACAGGATTCGAGCAGAGCAAGACCGGGTTTCAGATCAGACGTCTTGGCTCCTAG
- a CDS encoding XRE family transcriptional regulator, translated as MGIEGKDRMKALAAGAQLLSGQLGKTVQRLRKAYNLSLSELSEQSGVAKSIISQIERNETNPTLATIWRLSQALDISIERVLAAHEDEPFVEKVSKGDTPILLSEDGKVKLAIIGWIKTVEWLQWYDITAEATGVLESDGHQRGSIECLSVLDGEFEVEIGGETSNAKAGETLRYRCDRPHIVRCLKGPAHATMVCILKAAVME; from the coding sequence ATGGGCATCGAGGGCAAGGACCGGATGAAGGCGCTCGCCGCCGGCGCGCAGCTTCTGTCGGGTCAGCTCGGCAAGACGGTCCAGCGCCTCCGGAAAGCCTACAACCTCTCCCTGTCTGAGCTGTCCGAGCAGTCGGGCGTCGCCAAATCGATCATCAGCCAGATCGAACGCAACGAGACCAACCCGACGCTCGCAACCATCTGGCGCCTGTCGCAGGCCCTCGACATCTCGATTGAGCGGGTTCTCGCCGCCCATGAGGACGAGCCGTTCGTCGAGAAGGTTTCGAAGGGCGACACGCCGATCCTGCTCTCCGAGGACGGCAAGGTGAAGCTCGCCATCATCGGCTGGATCAAGACCGTCGAGTGGCTGCAATGGTACGACATCACCGCCGAAGCGACCGGCGTGCTCGAATCCGACGGCCATCAGCGCGGCTCGATCGAATGTCTCTCCGTGCTCGACGGCGAATTCGAGGTCGAAATCGGCGGCGAGACCAGCAATGCGAAAGCCGGTGAGACTTTGCGCTATCGCTGCGATCGGCCGCACATCGTGCGCTGCCTGAAAGGCCCGGCGCATGCGACGATGGTGTGCATCCTGAAAGCGGCGGTGATGGAATAA
- a CDS encoding MFS transporter has protein sequence MTALNRAVVVLSITLVIAWGSVYYAFGLTAPLIAAELGQSRPFTYAGFSLTLVVAGLASPFIGRAVDRSGGRAIMAAGSLVAALGLTLLGAAKGEAAFFLACAVCGVGMAMTFYDAAFASLNWLTKGHARQPITLVTLAGGFASTVFWPITQALLQHVGWREVYFIYAALQALLCAPLLFVGLAAKPAAVADAPQGVCAAEPPALTGSARWQAFALLALAVVMQGFVNSGMGIHLLPALASLGAEPSLALFVGSLLGPAQVTGRLLDLAFGRRLLQPLALGVVALGAMPLAFLMLLGLPVSTASLSAYAVLYGLGNGLMTIARGLIPAALFGRDSYGAMLGLLAAPGLMIQAAAPTALALIVDSWGVVAMLKLCVALAALAFLFMATLAWRFGPPRRDS, from the coding sequence ATGACGGCGCTGAACCGCGCAGTGGTCGTGCTCTCGATCACGTTGGTGATCGCCTGGGGCTCCGTCTATTACGCCTTTGGTCTGACCGCGCCGCTGATCGCCGCAGAACTCGGCCAATCCAGACCTTTCACCTATGCCGGATTCTCGCTGACTCTTGTCGTTGCGGGTCTCGCCTCGCCTTTCATCGGCCGCGCTGTCGATCGCAGCGGCGGACGCGCCATCATGGCGGCCGGCTCGCTCGTCGCGGCGCTCGGATTGACGCTGCTGGGCGCGGCGAAAGGCGAAGCTGCTTTTTTCCTCGCCTGCGCCGTCTGTGGCGTCGGCATGGCCATGACCTTCTATGATGCGGCGTTCGCGTCGCTGAACTGGCTGACCAAAGGCCATGCGCGGCAGCCCATCACGTTGGTGACTCTCGCGGGCGGTTTCGCGTCGACTGTGTTCTGGCCGATCACGCAAGCGCTGTTGCAGCATGTCGGCTGGCGCGAAGTCTATTTCATCTACGCCGCGCTGCAGGCGCTGCTCTGCGCGCCCTTGCTGTTCGTCGGCCTCGCTGCGAAGCCGGCGGCTGTCGCAGACGCTCCGCAGGGCGTTTGCGCCGCTGAACCGCCGGCATTAACGGGCTCGGCGCGCTGGCAGGCATTTGCACTGCTTGCGCTCGCCGTTGTCATGCAGGGCTTCGTGAACAGCGGCATGGGAATCCACCTGCTACCGGCTCTTGCGTCCCTTGGCGCCGAGCCCTCGCTCGCTCTTTTCGTCGGCTCGCTTCTTGGTCCGGCCCAGGTGACGGGACGGCTTCTCGACCTCGCCTTCGGACGCCGCCTTCTGCAGCCGTTGGCGCTCGGCGTCGTCGCGCTTGGCGCGATGCCGCTGGCCTTCCTGATGCTGCTTGGCTTGCCAGTCAGCACCGCGTCGCTGTCTGCCTACGCCGTGCTCTACGGGCTCGGGAACGGGCTGATGACCATCGCGCGCGGCCTGATCCCGGCAGCTCTCTTCGGTCGCGACAGTTACGGAGCGATGCTCGGCCTTCTCGCCGCGCCCGGGCTGATGATCCAGGCGGCCGCGCCGACGGCGCTCGCTCTCATTGTCGATAGTTGGGGCGTGGTGGCGATGCTCAAGCTTTGCGTCGCACTCGCCGCCCTGGCCTTCCTGTTTATGGCGACGCTTGCCTGGCGATTCGGCCCGCCTCGCCGCGATTCCTGA
- a CDS encoding DMT family transporter, with amino-acid sequence MNPLFGISLKVLSTLVFAFMGAGVKTLTVRYPIGEVVFCRSFFAMIPLGIWLWWIGQWPGALRTKRPLGHIQRGVMGSIGMFLGFAGLSYLPLPDQTALGYTAPLLVVALAALIIGETVRIYRWSAVAIGFVGVIVMLAPQLSALSGGVLRDGATIGAAFTLASALCNAFSTIEVRKLVQMEEKTGTIVFWIMSMTTILGFCTIVLGWRAPDLTDAAIMVGMGIVGGLGQIFVTESYQHAETSLIAPFDYTSMIWAVMIGWFLFGDWPAANIFIGSAIVISAGIFVIWREHQLGLERKRQRQATSSKML; translated from the coding sequence GTGAATCCTCTCTTCGGCATTTCGCTGAAAGTCCTGTCGACTCTCGTCTTCGCCTTCATGGGCGCTGGCGTGAAGACGCTCACGGTGCGCTATCCCATCGGCGAAGTGGTCTTCTGCCGATCTTTTTTCGCGATGATTCCGTTGGGAATCTGGTTGTGGTGGATCGGCCAGTGGCCCGGCGCGCTGCGGACGAAACGTCCGCTTGGACATATCCAGCGCGGCGTCATGGGCAGCATCGGCATGTTTCTCGGATTCGCCGGCCTGTCCTATCTGCCGCTGCCTGACCAGACGGCGCTTGGCTATACGGCGCCTCTGCTCGTTGTCGCGCTTGCGGCGCTGATTATCGGCGAAACCGTTCGCATCTATCGTTGGTCGGCTGTCGCGATTGGTTTCGTCGGCGTGATCGTGATGTTGGCGCCGCAACTCTCCGCGCTCAGCGGCGGCGTGCTGCGTGACGGCGCGACGATCGGCGCCGCCTTCACGCTCGCCAGCGCGCTGTGCAACGCCTTCTCCACCATCGAAGTCCGCAAGCTCGTGCAGATGGAGGAAAAGACCGGCACGATCGTCTTCTGGATCATGTCGATGACGACGATTCTTGGCTTCTGCACGATCGTGTTGGGATGGCGCGCCCCCGATCTCACTGACGCTGCGATCATGGTCGGCATGGGAATCGTCGGCGGACTCGGCCAGATATTCGTCACCGAAAGCTACCAGCACGCCGAGACCTCGCTGATTGCGCCGTTTGACTACACATCGATGATCTGGGCGGTGATGATCGGCTGGTTTCTGTTCGGCGACTGGCCCGCGGCCAACATCTTCATCGGGTCTGCGATCGTGATCAGCGCCGGCATCTTCGTGATCTGGCGCGAGCATCAGCTCGGCCTCGAACGCAAGCGCCAGCGTCAGGCGACTTCGTCCAAGATGCTATGA
- a CDS encoding SDR family oxidoreductase has protein sequence MDLGIKGRKAIICASSRGLGRACAMELAAAGCEVVINGRDEKITNATADAIRAETGAKVTVVLGDVSTKVTQDALLAACPAPDILINNNGGPPPKGFRELDRSAIAEGVVQNMVTPIELIQRVVDGMVARGFGRIVNITSSSVKAPIIGLDLSSGARAGLTAFLAAPAREVAHANVTINSMLPGVFDTDRQKTATKRMAAIKGVSEDEIVATRMKDVPAGRLGTPDEFGKLCAFLCSAHAGYITGQNLLIDGGAIKTAF, from the coding sequence ATGGATCTCGGAATCAAGGGCCGCAAGGCCATCATTTGCGCTTCCAGCCGCGGCCTCGGCCGCGCCTGCGCGATGGAGCTCGCCGCCGCCGGCTGCGAGGTCGTGATCAACGGCCGCGACGAGAAGATCACCAACGCCACCGCCGACGCCATCCGCGCTGAGACCGGCGCTAAAGTGACGGTCGTGCTGGGCGACGTCTCGACCAAGGTCACGCAAGACGCGCTGCTGGCCGCCTGCCCCGCCCCCGACATCCTCATCAACAACAATGGCGGTCCGCCGCCGAAGGGCTTCCGCGAACTCGATCGTTCCGCGATCGCCGAAGGCGTTGTGCAGAATATGGTGACGCCGATCGAGCTTATTCAGCGCGTTGTCGATGGCATGGTGGCGCGCGGCTTCGGACGCATCGTCAACATCACCTCTTCCTCGGTGAAGGCGCCAATCATCGGCCTTGATCTCTCCTCGGGCGCGCGCGCCGGCCTGACCGCCTTTCTCGCCGCGCCAGCGCGCGAAGTGGCGCACGCCAACGTCACCATCAACAGCATGCTGCCCGGCGTGTTCGACACCGATCGTCAGAAGACGGCGACGAAGCGCATGGCGGCGATCAAGGGCGTCTCCGAAGACGAGATCGTCGCGACGCGCATGAAGGATGTGCCCGCCGGACGTTTGGGAACGCCTGACGAATTCGGCAAGCTCTGCGCGTTCCTGTGCAGCGCGCATGCGGGTTACATCACGGGTCAGAACCTCCTGATCGATGGCGGCGCGATCAAGACGGCCTTCTGA